In Lycium barbarum isolate Lr01 chromosome 9, ASM1917538v2, whole genome shotgun sequence, the DNA window ATCAGTTCTTCTTGATAAATTTAATAGAAAGAATGAACAGAAACATTCTAGTCCTCTTTTCAGTCTTTATAACATGACTAATTAACGCTGAAATTTAAACCATTTTGTGTCTACTAAATGAGCCACTAAAAATCATTGTACCATAGCAAGTCAATCATCTTATCCTCTATAACTAAAAGTTAAGTTATATGCCCAGATGATGGAAGAAATATTTACATAATTAGGTAACTTAGAGGGCTATCATTAATAAACTGCTATGATAAGCATTAATCAGTAACCTGATAAATATAGTACTAAAAATTTGCCATCATATCTTATATTGCTAGTGTATATAACTAACCGTGATTTCGATTGGCACGTGCGTGTCAATCCTATGCTGATAGTACAAATCGATGCAATTAACATCAAGTCTCTTTAAGCTGGCCTCACATGAAGCTCTAACATAGCAGGGATCTCCAATTATCTCTATTTTCCCATCTGCAGAACTAATTCCAAATTTCGTTGCTAACTCAACTTGTTCTCTCATCCCTCCCTTTAAAGCCTGTCACAGTTATATAATAAACGTTAATCAACAAATTTCTAAAACAGTGTTAAGATTATTTTACTTTAACTTTCCATTGTACACTTAATGAGAAGCTTTCATACCCACGCAATTGTTACaacatatttaagaccacaagtttcGGTATGGATTGCTTTAAGACCACAAGTTTAAGACCACTAGCCACTTTCCAGCCATGTCTTTAAAAAATAACCACTGTTATGGAAAATTACGCATGATATTGGAATTaactactccctctatcccaatttatgtgatacagtttGGATTTCGAGAGTCAATCTTGTTTATTTTGACTGTGAATTCGaacatacaatctttaagtttttttttgaataatttacatatttagacatcacaatataattaatactttaaaatatttaaaggatATACGAATAAATTGCGGTAAAAATTTTCTTGTTTGATTCTCGCAGTCCGAACTATATATCACAAATTGGGATAGAGAGAGTAGTTGCCAGATATAGAAAATGATGTATTCTGTTAGAACAacctaaagaaaaataaaaacacaGAAATTGAAACAGATAGATTAATATTCAAATTAAAAAActaagagtctgtttggatggtCTTATAGCTTTTGACTTATCAGGAAATTCTAGCTCATGGCCTATTTTTGcaattttggcttaaaaacaaatgcttaccatcatttttttttattttacttaaaCGCTACAGAAGTGGTTAAAACCTATTTTGGCTTAGAGgaacctaaaataagccaatccaaacaggctctaaaatgGAAATTAAAGATCATAAGAAACAGAGCAATTACGTACCTTGCCTATGAGGATTTCGTTGGTGTAAGGGACATATATATCAGAAGTATCAAGAAAAGTGATACCAGAGTTAATGGCATGGTGAACAAGTTTGATCATTTCATATTCAGGTTTTGGGGGCCCATAAAATGCAGACATACCCATGCAACCCAGTCCTTGGGCAGATACTTCAAGGCCTTGTGAACCCAGTTTCATTCTTGGCACTTTTATTCCCTCTTTAGCCATTGATGAATGAAGAAAAcagaaacaaaaacaaaacaaaaaaaacaaaaaagagaaacTGGGTGCGTTGTGTGTATCTGCAGGATAGAAGTGCTGATGTTTATATAATGGAGTTGGAGAGTGGATGCGGATTTAGAATTTAAACTTGAGGGACTTGCTATTTGACTAGATATATGCATTTAAGGAAAGTGTGTTACTATTTTTTTTAGATGGACTGAAAAAGAAAAGTGCGTCATACAGAATGTGACAAATTGAGTATTATTTTTACATAATGATGGTATTTAGACCAGCTTAAGCGCATCATACAAAGTACGTGTTACCTTTAATCAGTATAGAGACCGAGTAAGTTTGTCTATCAAGGCCCACGCAAATGATTTTTTTCTGCTTGAATTTGAATTCTGATCTTCAACGATTTTCATCCGCTTCATTGATGAATATAATACACCCCACCATTGAGTTCTTAGCATTAAATGTTTACATAATTTTCTATGTTCATTGAACTATGTTTCAAAGGGTCCATCTTGTGGACTTGCTACATGAAGAGAGTCAAATAAGTAAAATTAATAGCCAGCCATTTACATGCAAGCACGTGAACAAAAGAGAGCAAATTCAATTGTTGGGTGCTAGCTAGTTTTAATTCTTTTGTTTTCCTTatattcatgaagtgttcaattTAGAAAATTTGTAACACCCTCTAGCTATTTTAATTGCCACTTTCACTAGTATATCTTTGGATTTGTCATGCGTGAAAATTTTGAAACATTTCCTACAAGATTCAAGAATTTCAGTATTTCACGTTATCGTACacaaaatatttttcatatgtcCATCTCAGTCATTGGTAAAGAATAGATTGCACTAGTAGATTATCAGTGTCGTCAATTTTACATGCCTCTCTTAGTTTGGCTAGCACTCATTGAAGCTAGAACAAATCTTGGAAGATCAAAATCCAAGTCACTtatgggcaaaaaaaaaaaaaaaaaattcacttatctTAGTCTTGATGGACTGAGTTGCCCAGCATTTTTGCTGACAAACAATAAATTGAAAATAGCGCAATCTGACTAAATTAGTGTTTGGACatgtgatttcatctcatgagatgaaatccaaatcatccaaaaaggcatgatttgggattatCATGATTTTagaatttttaaatgtaaaacttgacccataaatttatattttgtaaaaaaaaaaagatccataaattggtagatatttttaacaataactctcaccaaccatttaccaacctcattaacttctacCAAGCGTTATTTATGTTCGTACCATGTGGggagattatattaaagagtagttaagTTACTATTCacgttaaattttcatttttattgaactaaagtttgatcaattgatgttgcattttttaaaaaggtcttctagcagcgtattaattttgttaagAACTAgaacttgctcatttggtaagattgtataaaaattgggaaagttttgatagttttcacaacttgggagtttttatgtctataagaaaaaatgcaacttaagaaattcaaattgcatatcCAAACATGAGTTCATCTtatggtttcaaatcatgtccaaacggctcctaagacACCACAATTCTCCAAAATATTTACAAGCAAAACAAACTAAATTGAATACAAAGCAATATTAATTCCTAGTGCTTTACTCCACAAGTAAAGCCTACCAACAGAGTCATGAGTTTATTGTTCGAACCATCTTAAGGTCATAACTCATAAGTGGAATGATAGTTTGAAACTGAAAAATACCCTCTATTACACAGTACATAATACAGCAAAAACTCAACATACAGAGACACTAATTACATACTCTCATGATGCATAAAAGAAAAAGTCAAGTCAACTTACACAGACACTAATTACATACTCTCATGATGCATAAAAGAAAAACTCATCTCAACACAACACACTTACACACAGACACTAATTACGCAATTGCATCATTATGTAGCCTTCCATTGAGTGCTTAATATATACACGGGATTTGGCAAAAACTTATTTATTCATGTAAACCTGTAGATTACCAGCTAAATCCATCTCCAGGCTCCAagaataatactccctccatcgcATAATATGTGTCAatcaaaaaaaattgtcccataaTAAATGTCATCTTAGAAAATCAATACATAAATTGATTAGCTTTttccaattctacccttagacaaaaagTTACAAGTTAAAGTACTCCCttcagataaaaaaaaaagagtccacttagcctttttttcttggataaaaaaaagagtccacttagcaaatcaagaattaattaatcttgtttttccatatttgcccctattaattGTGATATAATCAAATTCTAATGCCTATTTAATtgggggtagtttagtcaaattacctagcattatatttttgttataaatttataaaagtattattctacttataatattaataaacttaaaataagaatctataaatacatagattaaataaataaatattatatataatataaaaatgtattacataaatggaggattgTAAAAAATAAGGGTGAAATAGTCATTGCATAggataaagggggggagaatctctattgttcaaagttgaggggggaATTTGATTTTCAAAGTAAAGTTGGGGGTGGAAATGATGTTCACCCGTGTGTATATATGGAGAGAGACAGAAACAAGTAGTTTTGAGTGAATATTGCAATGTTTGATGTTCTAAAATGACACTAACAAAGGTATTACTTTATAAAAATAGATTATGTTAATTCATTAAAATATAACCACTAATTTCAACATTTTCACCAAGTGACTCTTGTTAAGGACAGTTTCTTTGTCCAGCTTTATGTTGTGTAGTTTTAATGGAAAAAGTATTTTAAGATATTTCTATATACTTAAAAAAACAAATTAATAATAAGTCATCCTGGTATTAACACGACTTCAATTTGCAAATGGTCAAATATACCtttctactttagtttattggctaactttGTCCTCCGTTAGCCAAAGTGATCAATTATATCCCTCTATTAGCCAAAGTATTCACTTATACCCTTAAGTGGATGGAAACCCCTAATTCAGCCAAAATTACTCATTTAATTAAAAATACCCATGCCCCATAttataaaccccccccccccccccgacccaCAAAAAATAATTTCACCTCACCCAAATATATCCCTTTAAAGTTTTAAAACATTTTAGTCTATTTCAAAAAGTGGGAAGGGCTTGCAACCGTTGAGGGCATGAAAACTTTTTAGTTTGAGTAATAGCAAATCCACATTTGAGTTTGAGTAAGTTGTTAATACATGAGTGATTATTATGTAGCAAAGAGAGATGATTTATTTTGCACAAATGGTACCTATTGCTAGCTGATAGTAGATATGACAGAATTCTTGCACTTTTGAGTTCGAGTAATAAGTTATTAATGGATGGTTGCAATCTAGCCAAAGGAAAATGATTTATTGTGGACAAAATGTTGTCAATTCTTAGCAGATAGCATATATGACAAAATTCTTGCACTTTTGAGCTTGACTAAATTATTAATACATAGATGGTTGCTATTAGGCATTAGCCCAAAAAATTGGCCAAGGCGCTGCCAATTGGTGAGTCCGGAGCTAAAATGGCGTATTTTTGCAGCTATTAGCTTAAaatagtatgcttttttttttagaccaaaataggtatttcgttggataaccaacgaagtACCCACACacactgttccggtgccgaaTAAATTGTTGCattcgctacacatgtagcgaaatgcaacaattttttatttatttttttgcatttcgttgtgcaattcacgaaataggtttttttttttttttgttgcaattcGTGAAAGAAACTGTGTGTGCATGCAATTGACCTCATTTTTTAGTGaattgcatttcgttgtgcaattcacgaaatatgctctttttttttttgcaattcgtgaaactaatgaaaaaatttgtttttttttttttgcatttcgtgaattggtCAATGaaatagactttttttttttgcatttcgtgaattgatcaacgaaataggttttgttttttgcatttcgtgaatcaatgaacaaaatagtttttttattttatttcgtacatctaaaaacgaaattggaatataaatatatatatatatatatatatttattattatttttttgtatttcgttgatataccaacgaaataggaaattattatttttttatttttttttacattttgtgtattaaaaaacgaaataggataaaaaatattatttcgttcatataaaaacgaaattggaatatatatatatatatatatatatatatatatatatatatatatattcggttATATTCCAATGAAATAGaaaattataattattattttttttgcatttcgtttatattccaatgaaataggataaacattttattttatttttgtatttcgtttatataaaaacgaaataggaaaataattggaatatttttttattatatttcattcatatatcaatgaaataggatatatatatatatatatatatatatatatatatatatatatatattgtatttcatttatataaataacatacctatttgcatgtacaagaaaaaatatcaacTCGTAATTACAgcaattaaaatcacaaaattcaaaaataatatagtttttccttttttttttaaattcactttttcgtgtttttttttttaagtttcctaaaataaaattatgaaaatataaattttttaacTTTATAAAAAGTTATGATAATTTATAAAGtggatttttttaaaacaagcgtgtttaaaaaaaaaaaattatgttttgattaaaaaataacacgcttgttttatttggaaactttaggtttaagtgttttattttttaatcaaaacataactttattttgaatataattctaattcaattagataaaaacatagttaaaaaatataggagaaagagtagttataaattggtgaaagagtagttgtaaattggtgaaacatTAAACAGTCATAAAtttgcgctcggatatccgatttatgcatttttttttttttgcatattttttcgagatctagcaGCGCAAACGGCCGTAAGGCGGTTTGGTCGGGgcgattttctagaaaacctcttttttcccttccaattttaattttcccccaaattggcgggaaatttttaattttctttacttataatatgatgatgcacaatagacttcaacataaaaatttcggagtaatgtagctgtgaatgtcaatttcacttatgtggtttcaatttttgaaaataaagttgactaattttctcgacgtataggataaaactaattttttttatcctatttcgtttttaatacacgaaatgcaaaaataaataaattataatttcctatttcgttggtatatcaacgaaatactatatatatatatatatatatatattccaatttcgtttttagatgaacgaaataaaataaaataaaaactatttcgttcattgattcacgaaatgcaaaaaaaaaaaaagcctatttcgttgatcaattcacgaaatgcaaaaaaaaaaagtctatttCTTATTGgtcaacgaaataaaaaaaaacagtttctttcattaatttcacgaaatgcaaaaaaaaaaaaaaaacagtttctttcattaatttcacgaaatgcaaaaataaataaataaataaaaaagtctATTTCGTTGATCagttcacgaaatgcaaaaaaaaaaaaatctatttcgttgaccaattcacgaaatgcaaaaaaaaaaaaaaaaaaaaaaaaaaaaaaagagcatatttcgtgaattgcacaacgaaatgcaattCACTAAAAAAAATGAGGTCAATTGCATGCACACACAGTTTCTTTCACaaattgcaaaacaaaaaaaactatttcgtgaattgcacaacgaaatgcaaaaaaaaaaaaaatcgttgcatttcgctacatgtgtagcgaaatgcaacaatttattCGGCACCAGAACAATTtatgtgggtatttcgttggttatccaacgaaatactcattttgatctaaaaaaaaaagcatactattTTGGGCTAATGGCTACAAAAATACGCCATTTTGACTCCGGACTCCCAATTGGTAGCTTACAGCAGATATGGCAAAATGCTAGCTGTGTTGTCAAGTTGTGCAATTAGTCATGTGTTATCCCTTTGCCATATGATAAACCTGAAAGTTGGAGTTAAAATAGTTACAATTTCTCATCTTAGTCAAGAGTTGCTTAGTAGCTACATTGCTTTACTCACTATATAACTTGAAATGCTTTAGAACGTAAAAGGGATACATTTGGGTGGGATGAAATTATTTTTTGTGGGTCGGGGCGGTATAATATGGGGCAtgcatatttttaattaaatggAGAATCTTGGCTGAATTGGGGATTTTCGTCCACTTAAGGGTATAAGTGAACACTTTAGCTaacggaggggtatatttgatcacTTTGATACGGAGGGCAAAGTTAGCCAATAAATTAAAGTAGaggagtatatttgacccttttccctttaaacAATACCTTCTGAACTTGAGAATTGAATTTTGAAATGGAAAATGGAAGGAAgaaaaaccaaaaaagaaaagggaagcCAACGCCAAATATCTAAGAGAAATAAATGGGCAGGAAAGAATATACCTCTAATATCTGTCACAAAACTCCAACAAAGAAATGATCTGTCAAAAAACTCCACAAGTACACAAATTGGAGTCATGAATTTATTTTCGAACCATCATAAGGTCATAAGTGGCACGATAGTTTGAAACTGAAAAATATACTCCCTATTAAGCAGTGCGTAAGACAGCAAAACTCAACTCAACTTCAACACAGAGACGCTAGTTACGCGATTGCATCATTATGTAGCCTTCCATGCTGAAAGGGGCGGCGTTTCTGAATTTTTGTAAGTATTCATACCAGGAATATACCTATCACCCTGGACTGCATTAGCTGACGCAATGGATTCAAGCTCCACCATGTCATCTGGTGTTAACATTATGGACAGAGCTCCAATGTTCTGATTGAAGTTTTCAATTTTGGTGGTGCCCGGTATGGGACACACATCGTTTCCTTGGTGATGTACCCAGGCCAAGGCCAGTTGAGAGGGGGTACATCCCTTCTTTGCAGCCATTTGACAAATCTGCTCGTACAAGTTTTTGTTATGCTCAAGATTCTCAGCCTGGAACCTTGGCAGATGCTGCAAAATCAAAGATCGACTTAAGTCCAAGGAAGATATGACTTAACTCTCCCACAATATCGCttagaaatagaggaaaacaaATAATAACACTAAACATCATGGAGGAGAGCATTGGATACCAATTCAGCAAATGGCGATATATATTGCAGGCAAAACTCTGTACACCAAAAACATGTAGAAGTATACCTTGTGCTGTTGGGCATCTATAAAGTCGATCAACAAAAGCTGATCCTTTCATCCAGTGAGCATGTATGTAAAACGCTATTACATAAAATGCTAGAAAGAAGCAAAGACGTAGAAACTTTCTATACTGGTAGAATGACCTTCACATATCATGCTGAGCGACCTACTCATCCAAGAACATGTCTTTTTTAACAGAACTGGACATTGCGTACATACATAAATAAACTCCCTAGTGAGGAAGCAAGTTCTTTTTAAATAGTCCATGTACATCTCTTCCATATAAGGGACAAGTGTGAAGTTCATACTTCTTGAATTTTGATACTCCTACCAACTATTGGAAGCTTTTAACCCTAGTAATATCGTCCATATCAATAGCTTAATAAATATACAATACAACTAAACATGATATCAATATGTTTGAAATCCGAAACAACAATGAAAACAAACAAACCTTTCGGTAGTCTTCATTTGACATATCCTCAAGCAGCTTTGGACCTGATGACAAAAAGCCCCGTCCTAGTGGACTGTATGCCACAATCCCAATTCCAAGTTCTCTAAACAGTTACCAGAAACCTAAATCAGGATTTCAATTTCCATAGATCTCAAACACGAAAAACTAACAAAAAGAAGAAATATACCTGCAAGTAGGGATTATTTCTTCCTCTACATCTCTCGACCATAGAGACCATTCTAATTGTACTGCAGTTATTGGATGAACTGCATGTGCTCTTCTAATTGTTGATGCTGAAGCCTCAGAGAGAcctatatattttattttaccctCTTCAACCAGCTTCTTAAGTTCTCCAACCTAGTAAAACAGGATCTCAAAGGGATAAGAAACGCTGATTATTAACCATTTCAACCAATATGTGAAGACATAAAAATTTACCAACCCGACATAATTGGTCACCCTGAAAATGTATAAAGTGTATGACACAACTCTAAGAAAGGTTGATTAATAACCATTTCAACCAATATGTGAAGACATGATAATATACCAACccgacttatagcctgtttggccaaagcTTATTTcccccccaaaagtacttatatTTTCAacaagtgcttattttaaaaaaagttaggtgtttggccaagcttttgggagaaaataagtacttttggggagtagcagaagcagtttttcagaaactaaaaaaatagcttttgcccaaaagcacttttttgaaagtacttttgagaaaaatacacatagaagcactttttaaaaacttggccaaacactaattgctgctcaaaagtattttttaaattaattggccaaacacaaaccgCTTTTAGCCAAAAGGACttatttgaaaagtatttttgaaaaaagtactttttaaaataagctgtttttagaagcttggccaaataggctattAATGGGTCACTCTGAAAATGTAAAAAGTCTATCACACAACTCTTAAAAATCTATTAATACATGAATCAGTTAAACTGTCTAACTGGTTCATCAAGCTCGCAGATGTACGCTAACAGTCGCAAAAGTCTGAAAATGAGTGCAGTTACATCTACTTTCCCGTTCATCTCTGGATGTTCATTTCTTTCTGTCTTTCGttgtttctttccttctttttttaaAGCAGAAAGCCGTGGGGaattttgttgttgatttggatAACAAGGGCAATGATTTTACTCTAAGCATATGAAGAGCGTGAAATTAAAATCACATATTTGATCTGACACGCACCCAACAGCATTTTTGAATAGTCCAAGCAACATAGGTTACAACTACTAGATCAATTCCAAAATATTGCATTGAAATATTTAGTAAAAACATTACACATGTACTCGAATACTAAACAGAATTTCCTATTACAATCAAGAACATTTGTATATATAAATTACCACTACacatttaattatttgatttgattttaataATACTACTCCCTCAGTAGCCATCCTCCGAGTAAGAGCAAATATTACATCATTTTCCCGAATAAATAAGCAGTAACTTCAAAGAGTTATAAACGGGAAAAAAGAGAACTAACCGTGACTTCAATGGGCACACGTGTATCAATTCGGTGCTGATAGTACAAGTCAATGCAGTCAACATCAAGTCGCTTTAAGCTAGCCTCGCATGCTGCCCTTACATAGGCTGGATGTCCATTCACTTCTCTCTTTCCTTCTGCTTTCTTTTCATCTCCTAAAACAATACCAAATTTTGTTGCTAACACTACTCGTTCTCTCATCCCTCCCTTCAAAGCCTACATGGATACATAATTATCAGAAAAGTGGTAAAAGCTAAAAAGTTCTCAGTTGCCTATGCAATGCATTGAGTAAAAATTAAGTGTGTGATTTAGTAGTTAATGAAGTCGATGCTACGATGCTAACTTTGGAAAGTTCAGTTCAAATCTCAGctgagaccaaaaaaaaaaaaatacaagatgATTTTTTTCCATGTCTAAGCTTTGGTGTGTAGAGTCTTGATACCTATGCTAGTGAGAGGTAGTAGGACCCAGTGAAATAATCAAGGTACACGGAAGTTGATCTGAACACTACTATTATAAGAAAAAATCTATGCAGAGAACAGCGGAAAATACAACTTCATGACACTTTTGTTTCTGTGTACCTCGTACTAAGAAAAGAACAATCCAAAACAATGACTATTCGTGGAAAAAAGAAACAAGTAAGCTCGAATACTAAAAGTAGAAATCACACACAAAGATACAGGTTTGAAGAATCATGAACAATACTTcttccttaaggtacaacctttgAGGCTTAAGCATCTGAAACGCAGCACATTGTCAGGTGAAAACATTAAATACCTCATATTCAGAGACCAACCAAAAACAGAAAAGTACAAGACTTTAAGCTCTGAGAACAATCATATTTTGCATAAGTAAAAAAGTATACCAGCTCCAACACCAGTACTTAGCACTCACATACCAACCCCACCAACCAAAAATGGAAAAGTACAAGACTTTATGCTGTGAGAACAATCATAGTTTGTGTAAGTGGAGTAAAATTATCCAGTCAAATACCAGCATTTAGCAGTAAGTAACTAAGTACACAATCACACACCTCTTTACCAA includes these proteins:
- the LOC132608843 gene encoding auxin-induced protein PCNT115 isoform X2, whose amino-acid sequence is MTTMVKEGKRVARMKLGTQVLEVSAQGLGCMGMSAFYGPPKPKPDMIKLIHHAINSGVTFLDTSDVYGPHTNEILIGKALKGGMRERVVLATKFGIVLGDEKKAEGKREVNGHPAYVRAACEASLKRLDVDCIDLYYQHRIDTRVPIEVTVGELKKLVEEGKIKYIGLSEASASTIRRAHAVHPITAVQLEWSLWSRDVEEEIIPTCRELGIGIVAYSPLGRGFLSSGPKLLEDMSNEDYRKHLPRFQAENLEHNKNLYEQICQMAAKKGCTPSQLALAWVHHQGNDVCPIPGTTKIENFNQNIGALSIMLTPDDMVELESIASANAVQGDRYIPGMNTYKNSETPPLSAWKAT
- the LOC132608843 gene encoding auxin-induced protein PCNT115 isoform X1, producing the protein MTTMANEGTKVARMKLGSQGLEVSVQGLGCMGMSAFYGPPKPEPDMIKLIHHAINSGVTFLDTSDVYGPHTNEILIGKALKGGMRERVVLATKFGIVLGDEKKAEGKREVNGHPAYVRAACEASLKRLDVDCIDLYYQHRIDTRVPIEVTVGELKKLVEEGKIKYIGLSEASASTIRRAHAVHPITAVQLEWSLWSRDVEEEIIPTCRELGIGIVAYSPLGRGFLSSGPKLLEDMSNEDYRKHLPRFQAENLEHNKNLYEQICQMAAKKGCTPSQLALAWVHHQGNDVCPIPGTTKIENFNQNIGALSIMLTPDDMVELESIASANAVQGDRYIPGMNTYKNSETPPLSAWKAT